GAAGCCCTCTTTCCCGGCCAGGGCGAGGCGTACCGCCGCTTTCTGGACGACTGGACGCCCTTTGCGCGCTCGGTGGCCGACCTGTTCAACTCGGCGCCCGGCCCGCTGGAGATGGGCAAGATGATGGTGGGGGGCGGGCGCGGCAAAGACTGGCAGGCCCAGCTTTCGCGCATCCTGCGGCCCTACGGGGACGTGGCGCGGGAATACTTCTCGGAGGAACGGGTGCGGGCGCCCCTGACCTGGATGGCGGCGCAGAGCGGCCCGCCGCCCTCGGACCCGCTGAGTGCGCCCTTCTTGCTGTGGCATCCCCTCTACCATGAGGGCGGGGTCGCGCGGCCCAAGGGGGGCAGCGGGGGCCTGACGCGGGCGCTGCGGCGCGCCATCGAGGCGGACGGCGGCGAGGTTCATGTCAATGCCCCGGTGCGGCGGATTCTGGTCAAGGGCGGGCAGGCGCAGGGCGTGGAGCTGGAAAACGGCGAGCAATACACCGCCCGCGCGGTCGTGTCGGGCGCGCACATCCTGACCACGGCGGGCGCCTTGCCCGACGAACACGTCCCCGAGGCCGCGCGGCGGGTGCGGGTGGGCAACGGCTTCGGGATGATCCTGCGGCTGGCGCTGAGCGAGAAGGTCAAGTATCGCCAGCACCGCGAGCCGGAGTCGAGGGTGGGGCTGGGCCTCCTGATCAAGGACGAGCGGCAACTCGCCAAAGCCTACGGCGAGTACCTCGCGGGTGAGCCGACCACCGACCCGCCCCTGATCGCCATGAGCTTTTCGGCGGTGGACGACAGCCTCGCGCCCCCCGGCGGCGAGGTGCTGTGGTTGTGGGCGCAGTATTACCCCTATGAGCTGGCCTCGGGCAGCTGGGAGACGCGCACCGCCGAGGCCCGCGAAAACATCCTCAAGGCGTTCGAGCACTACGCGCCGGGCACGCGGGATACCATCGTGGGCGAACTCGTGCAGACGCCGCAGTGGCTGGAGACGAACCTGGGGCTGCACCGGGGCAACGTGATGCACCTGGAGATGAGTTTCGACCAGATGTTCGCCTTCCGGCCCTGGATGGCGGCGAGCCAGTACCGCTGGCCGGGGCTGAAAGGCCTGTACCTGACGGGCGCGAGCACCCACCCCGGCGGCGGCATCATGGGCGCGTCGGGGCGCAACGCGGCGCAGGTGCTGCTGCGCGACCTGACGCGGCGGCGGTGGAAATGAGGGGGCTGTTCGGAACGTTGAGGAGGCGGTCCCGCCTCGGCGCAGGCGTGGCCATGCTGCGGGCCGATGAGGTGCTGCTGGTGCGGCGCGGGGACAATGGCCGCTGGGACGTGCCGGGCGGCGGCGCCCAGGCGGGAGAGACGCCCGGACAGGCCGCCCGGCGCGAGCTGCGCGAGGAAACAGGCCTGACCGTGGGCATCCTGCGCCCGCTAGGAGTCTTTCCGCACCGCCACACCTACCCCGATGGCAACATCGTGGACTGGGAGACGCATGTCTACGCCGCCGACTTTGCGGGTGGGGAGGCGCGGGCCGGGGACGACGCCTCTGAGCTGCGCTGGTGGCCTCTGGACGGGTTGCCGGGGGAAGTCCCGGAGACGACCCGCGCGTACTTCGCGGCGCTGCGGACGGTGGCGGGTTGACCCTGCGCCTCTCCCCGACCCTGCGGCGCTCTCTGCTCGCCTTCGCCGCCCTGGGCGCGGCGTTCCTGGGAGCGCTGCTGGTGCTGCGGGGCGCGGCGGTGGGGTGGGGGCTGATCGCCGTGGCCTTTCCTGCCTCGCTGGTCCTGGCGCTCGCCGGGGACGCGCTGGGCGGCGACTTCTCCGGCACGCTGCGGGCGCGCTGGGCGGCGCTGGCTGGGCAGCTGCGGCCCTGGATGTGGTGGTTTTGTGCCTACGTGGCCCTCAAGATTCCGGTGCCCCTCTGGCCGGAGGGCTTTCCGCTGCTGGGGCTGCTCAGCACGGCGGCCCTGTGCGTGGCGGGGTGGCTGTACGCCGCCGAGCGGGTGGGGGCGCGGCGGGCCTGGGCGATGGCGGCGCTGTCTTTCAGCGTGGGCCTGGGGGTGGAACTGCTGGGCAGCCGCACGGGGTTTCCCTTCGGCAGCTACTCTTACGAGACTTCGCCGCCGCCCACGCTGCTGACGGTGCCCCTGATCGTGCCGCTGGGCTGGTTCGCGCTGACGCTGGCGGCCACGCGGCTGGCGGGGGGACGGGCGTGGTTGGCGGGGCTGCTGATGGTGGCGTGGGACGTGGGCCTGGAGCCGCTGATGACCGCCCAGCGCTACTGGCTGTGGAGCGACCCCGCGCCGCTGTGGGCCGGAGCGCCCCTGCAAAACTTCGTGGGCTGGTGGGTGGTCGGCACGGGGCTGGCCTGGGCCTTTACCCGGATCGCGCCGGGGTTGTTCGGGCGATCCGGGCGCGGGTGGGGCTGGCCGGTGCAGGAGCGGGCCGCCGGCCGCGTCCCGGTGGCCTTCCGGGCCGAGGCCGTCAGCGTCGAGCCGGCGCCCCGCCCCGACCTCTCGCGCCTCTCTTTCGCCGTGGCGTACCCGGTCGAGCTGTTTTTCCTGCCGGGCGGTCTGGTCCTGGTCGGGCGGTACCTGGAGGCGGGAGTGACGCTGCTCGCCATGCTGGGCGCGCTGGCCCTGGCGCGGGCTGCGCGGGGGCGGGCGTGACGGACCCGGTCGCCGCCATGCTGCGGGCCAGCATCCGCCGCAGCGTCCGGGGCGGGCTGGGCGGCGTGTGGGTGCGCGGGCCGCTGCCGCCTTTCGGAGAAGGGGGAGGCGCGGTGCTGGCACCCAACCACCATTCCTGGTGGGACGGCTACGTGCTGCGCGAACTCGCCTGGACGCTGGGCGCCGGGTTCCGGGTGCTGATGACCGAACGGCAACTGGTGAACTACCCCTTCTTGCGGCGGGTAGGGGCGCTGGGCGCCGGGGAGCTGCGGCCCGCCGTCCGGGCGGCCCGGGCGGGCGAGTGGGTAGGCATCTTTCCCGAAGGCCAGATTCGCCCCGCCGGACTCCTGGGCGAGCTGCGCCCCGGCGCGGGCTGGACCGCGCGCACCGCCGGGGTCCCGCTGGTGCCGGTCGCCCTGCGGGTCACCCTGCGCGGCCGTCCCCGCCCGGAGGCCTACCTGCGCTTCGGCCCGCCGACGACCCCGGAGGCGCTGGCCACGGCGCTGGCCCAGACCCTGGGGGCGCTGGACGCCGACCTCGCCGCGAGCGAGCCGGAGGCGCCGCTGGGGGGTTACCTGCACGTCTCGGGCGCCCGCCTGCCGGACCTGGCGCGGCCGGACCTGCCCAGCCGCCTGCTCGCCCGGCTCACGGAGGGGCGGTGAGGCGGCCGGGTCTTCTGGACCTCGCCCGCGCCTACCGGCTGACGGCGCTGGGCTTTTTCGGGTACAAGGCGGCCACGCTGCTGGTCAACGCGCTGACCTACCCCCGCCTCTCGCCGCAGCCCCTGCCGCCGGGGCGGCCCCGCGTCTCGCTGCTGGTGCCTGCCCGCGACGAGGCGCACAACCTGCCGCGCACCCTGCCGGGGCTGCTCGCGCAGGGGGCCGACGAGGTGCTGGTCCTCGACGACGGCAGCCGCGACGGCACCGCCGAGGTCGCGGCGCGGCTGGGGGCGCGGGTGCTGCGCGGCCAGCCGCTGCCCCCCGGCTGGCACGGCAAGCCCTGGGCCTGCCAGCAGCTGGGGGAGGCGGCCAGCGGCGAGGTGCTGATCTTCACCGACGCGGACGTGGAGTGGCAGCCTGGCGCGCTGGGAGCTGTGCTGCACGAACTCTCGCGCTCGGGCGCCGACTTCCTGAGCGTGTATCCGCGCCAGCACAACCTCACGCCGGGCGAGCGGCTGCTCACGCCGCTGGTGGACGCGGTGCTGCTCACCTTCCTGCCGCTGCCGCTGCTGCGTTTTGCGCACCCCAGCGCGGCCGCCGCCAACGGGCAACTGATCGCCCTGCGGCGGGAGACCTACCGGCAGGTCGGCGGGCACGCGCTGGTGCGCGCCGAGCTGCTGGAGGACGTGG
This portion of the Deinococcus budaensis genome encodes:
- a CDS encoding phytoene desaturase family protein; its protein translation is MPDYDVLVMGAGHNALVTAAYAAKAGLKVGVFERRHIVGGAVSTEELVPGYRFDYGGSAHILIRMTPVVRELELTRHGLHYLEVDPMFHASDGETPWFVYRDPDRTARELEALFPGQGEAYRRFLDDWTPFARSVADLFNSAPGPLEMGKMMVGGGRGKDWQAQLSRILRPYGDVAREYFSEERVRAPLTWMAAQSGPPPSDPLSAPFLLWHPLYHEGGVARPKGGSGGLTRALRRAIEADGGEVHVNAPVRRILVKGGQAQGVELENGEQYTARAVVSGAHILTTAGALPDEHVPEAARRVRVGNGFGMILRLALSEKVKYRQHREPESRVGLGLLIKDERQLAKAYGEYLAGEPTTDPPLIAMSFSAVDDSLAPPGGEVLWLWAQYYPYELASGSWETRTAEARENILKAFEHYAPGTRDTIVGELVQTPQWLETNLGLHRGNVMHLEMSFDQMFAFRPWMAASQYRWPGLKGLYLTGASTHPGGGIMGASGRNAAQVLLRDLTRRRWK
- a CDS encoding NUDIX domain-containing protein, encoding MRGLFGTLRRRSRLGAGVAMLRADEVLLVRRGDNGRWDVPGGGAQAGETPGQAARRELREETGLTVGILRPLGVFPHRHTYPDGNIVDWETHVYAADFAGGEARAGDDASELRWWPLDGLPGEVPETTRAYFAALRTVAG
- a CDS encoding carotenoid biosynthesis protein; this encodes MTLRLSPTLRRSLLAFAALGAAFLGALLVLRGAAVGWGLIAVAFPASLVLALAGDALGGDFSGTLRARWAALAGQLRPWMWWFCAYVALKIPVPLWPEGFPLLGLLSTAALCVAGWLYAAERVGARRAWAMAALSFSVGLGVELLGSRTGFPFGSYSYETSPPPTLLTVPLIVPLGWFALTLAATRLAGGRAWLAGLLMVAWDVGLEPLMTAQRYWLWSDPAPLWAGAPLQNFVGWWVVGTGLAWAFTRIAPGLFGRSGRGWGWPVQERAAGRVPVAFRAEAVSVEPAPRPDLSRLSFAVAYPVELFFLPGGLVLVGRYLEAGVTLLAMLGALALARAARGRA
- a CDS encoding lysophospholipid acyltransferase family protein, with product MTDPVAAMLRASIRRSVRGGLGGVWVRGPLPPFGEGGGAVLAPNHHSWWDGYVLRELAWTLGAGFRVLMTERQLVNYPFLRRVGALGAGELRPAVRAARAGEWVGIFPEGQIRPAGLLGELRPGAGWTARTAGVPLVPVALRVTLRGRPRPEAYLRFGPPTTPEALATALAQTLGALDADLAASEPEAPLGGYLHVSGARLPDLARPDLPSRLLARLTEGR
- a CDS encoding glycosyltransferase encodes the protein MRRPGLLDLARAYRLTALGFFGYKAATLLVNALTYPRLSPQPLPPGRPRVSLLVPARDEAHNLPRTLPGLLAQGADEVLVLDDGSRDGTAEVAARLGARVLRGQPLPPGWHGKPWACQQLGEAASGEVLIFTDADVEWQPGALGAVLHELSRSGADFLSVYPRQHNLTPGERLLTPLVDAVLLTFLPLPLLRFAHPSAAAANGQLIALRRETYRQVGGHALVRAELLEDVAFASRVKARGGRLALALGREVLGVRMYRSYPDSLAGFGKNAGSFHGRSRALLLASAGWHVAAYTLPWLLPAQAPGVRLLRALGLAERTAVNLLTGRRTLPDLAEGLLGPVTPLLALPVYRRALRRRVAWKGREYEQ